The genomic DNA ACTCGAGGGACCGATTGGTGGGGCGGGGCGAGTGGGcgcgacgacggcgacgTGTTCAGTTGAGAGGCGGAACATGCGTTCGCTGGAGTGGGAGGACGATGTGGAGAGGACGATGGCGTGGGAGGGGGGTCCGAGGGTGAGTGTTTGCATGGCGTCGAGCGAGGGGATGGATGTGGGGCGGAGGATCTGGGTTGAAGACGGTGCTGTGTCCGGACGGTCGCCGTGGCGGAGACTGGTTAGGAAAGATTCGCTGGATGTGGTTGTGATGGAATCTTCGTGTGTGAGGGGGTGGCGGCGGGGTGAGGGTAACGGTGAGGGTGAGGGTTCTTCGGGACTCCCCTCGACCATGGTGGAGGATTGGGAGAGGCGGCGGACGGTTTGGAAGTGGCGGTTTCCTACTGCGATGAAGTCGGTGCTGGAGGATGATAGGGAGGAGCGGGTTGAATTTGAATCTGCGCGAGCTAAATTTGAATCCGCACGAGCTGTTAGATCTTCGTATGATGGTCCGGGTGTGACCATGCGGATGCTTAGTAGTCGGGTGACGGGAGGTATCTCCTCTGGTGCTTTCTGCGATCCAGAGAGTACGGGTGAACAATGGCCAGCTCTGGGGTTTGAGAATTCCGCCCTTGGCACATCAGAAGATGCAAGCAGTGAGTTGTCATCCGTGGAAGCATGAGGAAGGATACCAATATCGCCAAACGGCACCGCTAATGCAGTTGAAGGACTCACAAGAAGCGACTCTCTTGTTGAAGCCGGAGCTGCATCATTATACACCATCCTCCCCTTTCCCTTGTCAATCTTGTTGAAGTACCCCGTCTTGAGAAAGCCCCCAAAGCTAAACTGCGAGTCTTTGCGCTTGTGCTTGGCACTCTGATGCAGCTCGTCCTGATCCGTATCCCCATCGTATTGCAGCTCGTTGTGCAGCCGCGTTTGGATCGACGTTCTGCGTGCCTGGAGTGCAGTCTGGAAGGCAATCCAGTCAGCCGTGGTGTAGAAGAGACTAGGACCTTCTTCGCCGTTGGCATCAAAGAACATGCTTACATGCGGTAGATGGGCTGTGCCCTTCCAAGCCTGTTCCTCCTGCGTTTCAGAGCCCTGAGATATGCTTGAGCGCTGTGTGTTGTATGGATTGCTTGGCACGTTGTCATCATCAGCGGACCCCCTGCGACTGCCAAAGATGCGCTTGAGTCTGGCAATGGTCTTTTCTAGGAGCTCGGCAACCTGCGAAGGCCTACGTGTATTTTGTCGGTTGTCATCTTCGTTGAGGCCGGGTGTTGGAGGTGTAGTGGGAAGTGTAGAGTAGTCACTGTCCTTACGAGACCATGGTTGTGACATGGTCACGCAGTAAGTAGGCCGCGGGCTGCAAGGACGGCCAATTGCTGTTATAAGACCAGGCGCTGATGTTCTCTTTCGCTTTTCACATTGACCTCCCCGATAGAAGCGAGTTTCCGAAACGCGTCGCTTCAGTGATTGCGAAGGGCCGGAAGGATGATGAAATTCAGGCTCAACTTCCGATTCAACAATATTCACAACGATGGAGGGTTCGTTGGAAGGTACATGTAGAGGTGTTTGAAGTGTCATAACATCGAATTCTCAAGAAATTGGATAACAGAGTTTCTCGATGCAAAACATGACCCCTCTCCGTAGGTGTCAACAGACTTAATACTTGCCCTGAGATTGAGTGGTACGATGGGCACACGTCTGCCCAGCAACCGGACGCATGTGGGCCTACCGGACATGACGACCTAGGAAGTCAATTGGTATCTCGAAATGGCAGGTAGAAGTCATGGTACGGGTCCGGCTAGAGATGACGATGCCGATTAGGTGAGTGCTTGGAAGCTTCTTGAAATTGGATTGGAACGACCAAGTGCTCCTGTACCTGCGCATGCATGGAGCTGAATCGATCTCGAATGTTCTTGAGATGCCTTGGCCTATAAAATGCGCGGGGCGAGACGGTTCATATGGTATAGTGGTTGTCTAATAGACTACTGCGATTGATCGGGCAGGCTCAGGCCGATCGCCCAAGATTCTGGACCCTGGGATGGATTGGCATCATTAGTAGTCTGCGACGAGGTTCCAGATGTTGCATCACAATGACATGAAGATATTAACCTCCTAATTCGATAGACTTCGGTCCGTACGTGAGTTGCGGTGCGTCTTTAACCGTAGTCACGATAACTGCTATAAGATAGCAGACCCTGACCAAGAAGTAACGCGTTGTTTGCCTGTGGAGAAATAATAACAGTGTTGCATATTTGATCTATGAGGGAAACGGTTTGTTGAGATGCAATTGACGAACAGCGTTGTAGTGGTTCGGAGACATGTGGAGTCGTGGGCTGGATGTAGttaacgtgtctgtgcgcgtgatgcccataatcgcgtgccgcacaccccgcaacatcaacaccaatccacccttaccacttcaaccacccataactccacaaccatgagttgtatcaacgctgcgattgaagctattgaatcgcgtgatcccggagataaatttacatactctgaggttgcgcgccgctttggtgttgatcgctctacgttgtcgcgacgccatcaacagatccggggctcaaatgaagccaaatcacgtaatcagcaactccttcacccacaccaggagctacagcttctagagcacattgacgagcttactgaggctggcttaccaccgacgaggactatgatccagaactttgctagtgctatagccggaagggctacctcccaaagctgggtgacgcgcttctttcaccgtcatcccgacgcgattatatcacgttggtcaactggtttggaccgcaatcgccaccgggctgattctgtatacaagtacgagtcgtactttgatctactatctactaaaatggctcagcaccatattcgggcgcaggatgtatataatatggatgagaagggattccttattggagtgacggggaggagtaagagagtgtttagtaagcagaaatatgagactgggggctttaagaaagtgatacaggacggcaacagagattggatcactgttatcgctgctatatgtgctgatgggagtacgttaccgcccgcgattatatacgaagctacttcgggcaacatgtacgccagatgggttgatgatatcgcaattgacgatccagtctacgttacctcaagtccctcagggtggaccaatgatcaggtaggcctggcatggctcgaacaggtgtttgatcgccatacgaaggagaaggccggcaatcacacacgcttactcatccttgacggccatgggagtcacgttactatggagtttattgactATGCGATCGCCCACAATATTATGTTACTCATACTACCCCCCCATAGTACCCAtacgctgcagccactcgatgtggtaatgttcaaacctctggcagccgcgtactcactcagcttgcagcactacctccaggcgagccacggtctcttagctgtgaggaaggatgacttctaccgtcttttcaagcctgcctgggactcctctttcattaagaagcacgcgttgaaggcatttaaagccactgggatagctcctatagatcccgaagtagtacttaaaaagttccgaaagtcaacactaacagcaccgccgccactagtgaacgtgagtagagctactatcacgaacctcattaatcaggcctacgatccgagctctattgcgg from Pyrenophora tritici-repentis strain M4 chromosome 8, whole genome shotgun sequence includes the following:
- a CDS encoding Atrophin-1 multi-domain protein, with amino-acid sequence MSQPWSRKDSDYSTLPTTPPTPGLNEDDNRQNTRRPSQVAELLEKTIARLKRIFGSRRGSADDDNVPSNPYNTQRSSISQGSETQEEQAWKGTAHLPHVSMFFDANGEEGPSLFYTTADWIAFQTALQARRTSIQTRLHNELQYDGDTDQDELHQSAKHKRKDSQFSFGGFLKTGYFNKIDKGKGRMVYNDAAPASTRESLLVSPSTALAVPFGDIGILPHASTDDNSLLASSDVPRAEFSNPRAGHCSPVLSGSQKAPEEIPPVTRLLSIRMVTPGPSYEDLTARADSNLARADSNSTRSSLSSSSTDFIAVGNRHFQTVRRLSQSSTMVEGNSITTTSSESFLTSLRHGDRPDTAPSSTQILRPTSIPSLDAMQTLTLGPPSHAIVLSTSSSHSSERMFRLSTEHVAVVAPTRPAPPIGPSSLARSTLVGDNGEDEIDFSITHAAPPSPLPDTAIHPVRRREGGRKGNENLREA
- a CDS encoding Trichoplein multi-domain protein; translation: MSCINAAIEAIESRDPGDKFTYSEVARRFGVDRSTLSRRHQQIRGSNEAKSRNQQLLHPHQELQLLEHIDELTEAGLPPTRTMIQNFASAIAGRATSQSWVTRFFHRHPDAIISRWSTGLDRNRHRADSVYKYESYFDLLSTKMAQHHIRAQDVYNMDEKGFLIGVTGRSKRVFSKQKYETGGFKKVIQDGNRDWITVIAAICADGSTLPPAIIYEATSGNMYARWVDDIAIDDPVYVTSSPSGWTNDQVGLAWLEQVFDRHTKEKAGNHTRLLILDGHGSHVTMEFIDYAIAHNIMLLILPPHSTHTLQPLDVVMFKPLAAAYSLSLQHYLQASHGLLAVRKDDFYRLFKPAWDSSFIKKHALKAFKATGIAPIDPEVVLKKFRKSTLTAPPPLVNVSRATITNLINQAYDPSSIAANNLSEILLRLQAAKEIAEYEKDALRAALHVHQKPRNRHEPPLDLQQRKAFHSGAVWWSPCKLREARFRQLVKEKEKEKELLDKIELKEAKENNRIYQLKIKEAARAAREEAKKVRDEAKAVKAAELDAKRRDRDAAKAIQQPQSGKRKASKPAAKQQPKKRRVGGAGGGTLAEVAAPAPPPTTTRRGRAVNTPAKYR